Genomic window (Bacillus marinisedimentorum):
AGCGCCCTTCCTGAGGACGTTCTGCTTATGCATACGCCGCTAACCAGGCGCCTTCCGCATTTCGCAGTGTCCAGCTGCGAGCACCAGCGGCTAGCGACATAAGCAGTGGCCCCCTCCGGAAGGAAAGGGCGCCTTCCTGCGGGAACCCCTGCTTATGCGTACGCCGCTAAACGGTGCTCTCCGCATTTCGTTTAATTATATCATTATTTCTTATTTTTCGAAGGTGTGAGGGTTTTGGGTGGGGGAATTATCATACATTACTTGTTGAAGATAGCAAAATTATATAAAATAGTGAAGTGGATGTGATAAGATGATAAAAAGTATGACTGGATACGGCAGAACAAAAAAAGAATCTGATCAGTTCGCTGTGACGGCCGAAATCAAATCGGTCAATCATCGGTTCAATGAAATTTCAGTGCGCATGCCGAGGCAAATGATGATGTTTGAAGATAAAATCAAACGGGTCATCGGCCGCGTGACGGCACGCGGTAAAATCGATGTCTTCATTTCTCTGGAAGGGGAAGGGGCTGTCAGCAGGGACCTTGAAGTGGATTGGACGCTGCTGGATGCCTACTATGAACAAATCAAATCCATAGCCGGCCGCTATCAGTTAAATGAAGAGATTCGCCTGTCGCATCTCATGAACTTGAAAGATGCATTCCAGGTAGTGGAACGGGAGGGCAATTCGGCAGAACTGGAGGGCGTCCTGCTCCAGGCTGTTGAGGAAGCGGCTTTGAAACTTGTAGACATGCGGTTAGAAGAGGGCCGTCAGCTTTATAAGGACATCTCTGCTCTTTTGGAGAAAATCAGCACGATCGTACAGGATCTGTCGGACTATAAGGATACTGTCGCGGATAAATATCGGACCCGCCTCATCGGGAAAATCGAGGATTTTTTGAATGGGACGGGGGAAATCGATGAAACAAGAGTTATTCAGGAAGTTGCGATCTTTGCGGAAAAGGCGGATATTAATGAAGAGCTTACAAGGCTCTGCAGCCACATC
Coding sequences:
- a CDS encoding YicC/YloC family endoribonuclease, whose product is MIKSMTGYGRTKKESDQFAVTAEIKSVNHRFNEISVRMPRQMMMFEDKIKRVIGRVTARGKIDVFISLEGEGAVSRDLEVDWTLLDAYYEQIKSIAGRYQLNEEIRLSHLMNLKDAFQVVEREGNSAELEGVLLQAVEEAALKLVDMRLEEGRQLYKDISALLEKISTIVQDLSDYKDTVADKYRTRLIGKIEDFLNGTGEIDETRVIQEVAIFAEKADINEELTRLCSHIEQFSTALHSDDSVGRKLDFLVQEMNREMNTIGSKANDAGISRQVVEMKSALEKIKEQVQNIE